The genomic DNA GAGGCATCTTGATGTTCTCCTCCCAATTGGCCACAACAATTGATCTTAGAGACGAGTATTCGGTGGTGATTTGCTTGTCATCCACGGACCAGAAACGATGGAACATCAAATTCTGTTCGTACCTGAAATTGGTCCACGGAAACGATTTAATCCCATTTGATTTCTATGGGGAGTGCCGGCAATGTTTGTTTCAATTACCATTTGGCCGCGTCCTCCATTGACAAGTCCGGCTGGTTGCCCACAATATGATCGATGAAGAGTACCCCCACCTCTGGGAGGGTGGGACTCAGACAATCCTTGATTTTGGGAGCTCCAAATCCAGGTAAGAAGATTCCTTTATAGTTGGAACGATCCACGAAGGTGTGAGTGGTATCGCCATAAGTCTGAACTCGGGCGAACCTGACCTTGCCATCTTTGTCTTCTTCCTCCCAAATGTCCTTCACGATCTTGACCCCCTTCTTTTTGGCCCTTTCAACGATGGCCTCCAGATCTTCCACGGCAAATGACACATCCTTGACACCATCGCCATGAAGGGTGAGATGGTCTCCCATGATCTTGGTGATCTCACCATTGGGCTCATATCTACATTTAGGTTCAGAATATGGATGTTATCTATCACTCTCATTTACCCAAGCCACCCCGTCGCTCACAGTGCTGACCGTGTACGCGTACTTACGCCGACTTGAATACAAAGATAGTTTCCCCTTGCTTCACCGCGTGGGAGGCCACTTGTCGCTCTCCTGTCTCCAATCCCTTGTAGGCCATGGGCTCGAAGCCCAAGCGGGCACAGTAATGGGAAGCCACCATTTTGGCATTGCCTACCCACCATTCgatgtgatcaaatttcaagaaacgCCCCTTTTCAGGTTTGGGACCCTACGCATACATAGATGAACATGTGAGGGAGAAAACAAGTGTCAGAAAAATACATGTTTCTGAGATTAACCAATGGAGTTGAGCGTTGCCCCGATGTTACCTTGTCCGTGTAGTTGGTTCCAATTGGTCGGTTATCCATGGTTGCTTGTGCACGTCTCGAGTAGCAaagatgaactggaactctcGCTGGAAATGTCGCCGTAATTATTGCTTGAATCCTGCCCGTCATTCGAATGGGGGCTCGACTCCACGTTGGACACTGATCAAAATAAATCCCCCTTTCACCGATTGTTCGTTTGGCCTCAAAGTTCTCATCTTAGAGCTTGTTATTGATATCAATCAATCAACATGCCTTAGGCCAATTCAATATCAGCCCACTTAaaagaatgtcattttcaCAGTGCAGTGATCCGGTTTCCCCCGTCGGATCTTACTTGACAATCTCCAATGCCTGTATCTTTAACCTATTGGAGTGGCACCATCCTATCATCTAGCCAGACAACAgccaaccatcatcatcatcatcatcctcatcatccagCTATCCAAAGATCTCGGGGAAAACTCGTCTTGCCATTCTTCGTATCAAAAGAGCAACTGGTTTCCAGCTAAAAAACAATCACGCTCATCAATGGCGTCCACACCAAGCGAGACAAATGaacttttctcttcttttcactCTTAACCAAGCATTGGGAGCAAATCCTAATTTCCTGCCACCTATTTCTCCTTACAAGGCCCCCGAGTTCAGTAGTTTCCAAGGTTGGTGGTTTGacattcaattccaatttctcaTCACAACAGATTCGGGGCATGTTCAGGCAATAACAATGCGAACATTAAGTCCCTTTTCTGTCGCCAAAACCGAGGGGTAACACTTTTTTCGCATTGGTTGAATCGCCGAAGTTGAACCACCATGCTGCTTC from Tigriopus californicus strain San Diego chromosome 1, Tcal_SD_v2.1, whole genome shotgun sequence includes the following:
- the LOC131888200 gene encoding 4-hydroxyphenylpyruvate dioxygenase-like, whose translation is MTGRIQAIITATFPARVPVHLCYSRRAQATMDNRPIGTNYTDKGPKPEKGRFLKFDHIEWWVGNAKMVASHYCARLGFEPMAYKGLETGERQVASHAVKQGETIFVFKSAYEPNGEITKIMGDHLTLHGDGVKDVSFAVEDLEAIVERAKKKGVKIVKDIWEEEDKDGKVRFARVQTYGDTTHTFVDRSNYKGIFLPGFGAPKIKDCLSPTLPEVGVLFIDHIVGNQPDLSMEDAAKWYEQNLMFHRFWSVDDKQITTEYSSLRSIVVANWEENIKMPLNEPADGKKKSQIQEYIDYYGSAGVQHIALRSNDIIKSIENLRARGTEFLDIPNSYYEQLRTRLQHSKVKVKEDISTLQKLKILIDYDDDGYLLQIFTKPLQDRPTVFIEIIQRNNHQGFGAGNFKALFECIELEQQERGNL